A genome region from Natronobeatus ordinarius includes the following:
- a CDS encoding methylaspartate ammonia-lyase, with protein sequence MRIEGVHATPGFSGFYFDDQRAIKGGASQDGFAYVGEPVTDGFDSIRQAGEALLVELELADGTVVRGDCAAVQYSGAGGRDPLFQAEEYAPVVEGPVAEELVGRDAADFLENAELLEELDVEGDRLHTAIRYGVSQALLAAAAEAEGTTRTDVLADELGTEPATEPIPVFGQSGDDRYVNAEKMFVKGVPVLPHGLINAEEKIGSDGETLLEYVEWLVSRSAELGPDGYEPRLHIDVYGMIGEIFSAPYDRPEVVDYFAALEDAAGPLPIQIEGPMDVGDREAQIEAMCELRDGLAEAGVGVDLVADEWCNTFADVQAFVDAGAADVVQVKTPDLGGIQRSARAVQYCDGTDTRAYLGGTCNETETSARACAHVALATNAAQVLAKPGMGFDEGYMIVENEMRRTVARRARERREIEDEVTADD encoded by the coding sequence ATGCGGATTGAGGGCGTCCACGCCACGCCCGGCTTCTCGGGCTTTTACTTCGACGATCAGCGCGCGATCAAGGGGGGCGCGAGCCAGGACGGCTTCGCCTACGTGGGCGAGCCCGTCACCGACGGCTTCGACTCGATCCGCCAGGCCGGGGAGGCCCTGCTCGTCGAACTCGAACTCGCCGACGGCACCGTGGTCCGTGGCGACTGTGCTGCGGTCCAGTATTCGGGCGCCGGCGGACGCGATCCACTGTTCCAGGCCGAGGAGTACGCCCCCGTCGTCGAGGGGCCGGTCGCCGAGGAACTCGTCGGGCGCGATGCAGCGGACTTCCTCGAGAACGCCGAACTGCTCGAGGAGCTGGACGTCGAGGGCGATCGCTTACACACGGCGATCCGCTACGGCGTCTCCCAGGCGTTGCTCGCCGCGGCCGCTGAAGCTGAGGGGACGACCCGGACGGACGTTCTGGCCGACGAACTCGGGACCGAACCCGCCACCGAACCCATCCCCGTGTTCGGCCAGAGTGGCGACGACCGCTACGTCAACGCCGAGAAGATGTTCGTCAAAGGCGTCCCCGTTCTGCCCCACGGACTGATCAACGCCGAGGAGAAGATCGGTTCGGACGGCGAGACGCTGCTCGAGTACGTCGAGTGGCTGGTCTCCCGCTCTGCGGAACTCGGCCCCGACGGCTACGAGCCCCGTCTCCACATCGACGTCTACGGCATGATCGGCGAGATCTTCAGTGCGCCGTACGACCGCCCCGAGGTCGTCGACTACTTCGCCGCACTCGAGGACGCCGCTGGCCCCCTGCCGATCCAGATCGAGGGCCCGATGGACGTCGGCGATCGCGAGGCACAGATCGAGGCGATGTGTGAACTACGTGATGGCCTCGCCGAGGCCGGCGTCGGCGTCGACCTCGTCGCCGACGAGTGGTGTAACACCTTCGCGGACGTGCAAGCGTTCGTCGACGCGGGCGCCGCCGACGTGGTCCAGGTGAAGACGCCGGACCTCGGGGGCATCCAGCGCAGCGCCCGAGCCGTCCAGTACTGTGACGGAACCGACACCCGCGCCTACCTCGGCGGCACTTGCAACGAGACCGAGACGTCCGCACGCGCCTGCGCTCACGTCGCGCTCGCGACGAACGCCGCACAGGTGCTCGCGAAACCCGGCATGGGCTTCGACGAAGGCTACATGATCGTCGAAAACGAGATGCGCCGCACGGTCGCTCGCCGCGCACGCGAGCGACGCGAGATCGAAGACGAGGTGACTGCAGATGACTGA